A part of Betaproteobacteria bacterium genomic DNA contains:
- a CDS encoding methyltransferase domain-containing protein, which produces MRKLHIGGQRPHPEWEILDAIPAPHVNHVGNALDLSRFPTGTFEALYASHVAEHFGYQNDLLAALKEWNRVLAPGGTLYVSVPDLDTLCELFLLRESIGVQQRFAIMRMMFGGQLNPHDFHYVGLNEEFLRDFLRGAGFVEPRRVESFDLFDDTSQVAFNGVPISCNMIARKP; this is translated from the coding sequence ATGCGCAAGCTTCACATCGGCGGTCAACGTCCTCATCCCGAATGGGAGATTCTCGATGCGATCCCGGCACCCCACGTCAACCACGTGGGCAACGCGCTGGATCTCTCCCGGTTTCCCACCGGCACCTTCGAGGCCCTCTACGCGTCTCACGTCGCGGAGCACTTCGGCTACCAGAATGACCTGCTCGCGGCGCTCAAGGAATGGAATCGCGTGCTGGCCCCGGGCGGTACGCTCTACGTCAGCGTGCCGGATCTGGATACGCTCTGCGAACTCTTCCTGTTGCGAGAGTCCATCGGCGTCCAGCAGCGCTTTGCCATCATGCGGATGATGTTCGGCGGACAGCTGAACCCGCACGATTTCCACTACGTCGGACTGAATGAGGAATTCCTTCGCGATTTCCTGCGAGGCGCCGGCTTCGTGGAGCCGCGCCGGGTCGAAAGCTTCGATCTGTTCGACGACACCAGCCAGGTGGCGTTCAACGGCGTGCCGATCAGCTGCAACATGATCGCTCGCAAACCCTGA